From one Fusobacterium mortiferum ATCC 9817 genomic stretch:
- a CDS encoding GntR family transcriptional regulator, producing the protein MELIKINRQFGENTKHYIYRVLKMNIMTLNIKPGTGISEADIREFLKVSRTPIRESIVRLSEERLMDVYPQKGSFVSLIDLKIVEEAYFMRKILEKEVLKLATKNFSEAAIKELEKNLKFQNIISQIEEDHSELFFLDNEFHKIIYKEVQKEKVWESIQPLSTHYDRVRFLDAIEKTNLIPTLEQHKTIIDIIKNKEIDKVDEMIDLHLSNFKNKIDYLIEKHPDYFKI; encoded by the coding sequence ATGGAATTGATAAAAATAAATCGTCAATTTGGTGAAAATACAAAACATTATATCTATCGGGTTCTTAAAATGAATATCATGACTTTAAATATAAAACCTGGAACTGGTATTAGTGAAGCTGATATTCGTGAATTTTTAAAAGTTAGTAGAACTCCTATTCGTGAATCTATTGTTAGATTATCTGAGGAGCGTCTTATGGATGTTTATCCTCAAAAAGGTTCCTTTGTTTCTTTGATAGATTTAAAAATTGTTGAGGAAGCATACTTTATGAGAAAAATTTTAGAAAAGGAAGTTTTAAAACTAGCTACTAAAAATTTTTCTGAAGCAGCTATAAAAGAATTAGAAAAAAATTTAAAATTTCAAAATATAATTTCTCAAATTGAAGAGGATCATTCGGAGTTATTTTTCTTAGATAATGAGTTTCATAAAATAATATACAAAGAGGTTCAAAAGGAAAAAGTTTGGGAGTCTATCCAACCATTGAGTACTCATTATGATAGAGTTAGATTTTTGGATGCTATTGAAAAAACAAATCTTATCCCTACACTAGAACAACATAAAACTATTATTGATATCATAAAAAATAAGGAAATTGATAAGGTTGATGAAATGATTGACTTGCATCTTTCAAATTTTAAAAATAAAATTGATTACCTAATTGAAAAACATCCAGATTATTTTAAAATTTAA
- a CDS encoding glycoside hydrolase family 88/105 protein: MSFLKEKCEKYVAEYLNNYEPYKGKWCYEDGCLLQGAMLLYKATNEERYLKFILAYLNEFIGENGEIKGYSKEEYNIDNINAGKVLFDIYKITKEEKYKKAIEILYNQILTHPRVEQGNFWHKKRYENQVWLDGMYMVEPFYMRYETEFNGKKNYYDIYKHFTNVRENMFNEDKQLHYHGWDTAKKLEWADKQTGLSKNFWLRAIGWHLMAMVDTLEYMSEEIFDEYRGLQILFKEAINGVVKYQDEQSKMWYQVVDKMEEKGNYLETSGTLMIVYAMMKGARLGYLNEKYSTIGYEAFKGVCEKYLHEDEEEGKLALGGICLVAGLGNFNGQVRDGSYEYYLSEPVVNDDVKGSGIFLMAYSEVKFLEKEKEENCNEK, translated from the coding sequence ATGAGTTTTTTAAAAGAAAAATGTGAAAAGTATGTGGCAGAATATTTGAATAACTATGAGCCATATAAAGGAAAATGGTGCTATGAAGATGGATGTTTACTTCAAGGAGCAATGTTGTTATACAAAGCAACTAATGAGGAAAGATATTTAAAATTTATTCTAGCTTATTTAAATGAATTTATAGGAGAGAATGGAGAAATAAAAGGTTATTCAAAAGAGGAATATAATATTGATAATATAAATGCTGGAAAGGTTTTGTTTGATATTTATAAAATTACCAAAGAAGAAAAATATAAAAAAGCAATAGAAATATTGTATAATCAAATCTTAACACATCCAAGAGTAGAGCAAGGAAATTTTTGGCATAAAAAAAGATATGAAAATCAAGTTTGGCTTGATGGAATGTATATGGTAGAACCATTTTATATGAGATATGAAACAGAATTTAATGGTAAGAAAAATTATTATGATATCTACAAGCACTTTACAAATGTGAGAGAAAATATGTTTAATGAGGATAAACAACTTCATTACCATGGATGGGATACAGCTAAAAAACTTGAATGGGCAGATAAGCAAACAGGACTTTCAAAAAACTTTTGGTTAAGAGCAATAGGTTGGCATTTGATGGCAATGGTAGATACTCTTGAATATATGTCAGAAGAGATATTTGATGAATATAGAGGATTACAAATTTTATTTAAAGAAGCTATTAATGGAGTTGTAAAATACCAAGATGAGCAAAGTAAAATGTGGTATCAAGTTGTAGATAAAATGGAAGAGAAAGGAAACTATTTAGAAACTTCAGGAACTTTAATGATAGTTTATGCAATGATGAAAGGTGCAAGATTAGGATATTTAAATGAAAAATATTCTACAATAGGTTATGAAGCTTTTAAAGGAGTTTGTGAAAAATATTTACATGAAGATGAGGAAGAAGGAAAATTAGCATTAGGTGGAATTTGTTTAGTTGCAGGACTAGGAAATTTCAATGGACAGGTTAGAGATGGAAGTTATGAATATTATTTATCAGAACCAGTTGTTAATGATGATGTAAAAGGTTCTGGAATATTCTTAATGGCTTATAGTGAAGTAAAGTTTTTAGAAAAAGAGAAGGAGGAAAATTGTAATGAAAAATAG
- a CDS encoding carbohydrate ABC transporter permease has product MKNRKITGYLFIAPWIIGFLVFTAYPFISSLWLSFTNYNLLSAPKFVGIDNYIKLFNDPLFIKTLMNTLKYVFITVPVKLAFALFIANILNYKLKGINFFRTAYYIPSILGGSVAIAVLWRFLFSDQGLINIIIGYLGIEPISWLGDPKYALFTVSLLRAWQFGSAMVIFLAALKNIPEDLYESARIEGASKTMQFLHITIPMISPVIFFNFIMQLIQAFQEFNGPYIITGGGPLNSTKLLPLLIYDNAFNYYQMGYASAISWVLFVIIMVFTVFSFRSQKYWVHYSDNGEE; this is encoded by the coding sequence ATGAAAAATAGAAAAATTACTGGTTATTTATTTATAGCACCATGGATAATTGGATTTTTAGTATTTACAGCATATCCATTTATATCATCACTATGGTTGAGTTTTACAAATTATAATTTATTAAGTGCACCTAAGTTTGTAGGAATAGATAACTATATAAAGTTATTTAATGATCCATTGTTTATAAAAACTTTAATGAATACATTGAAGTATGTTTTTATAACAGTGCCAGTTAAGTTAGCATTTGCTCTATTTATAGCTAATATTTTAAATTATAAGTTAAAAGGAATAAATTTCTTTAGAACAGCTTACTATATTCCTTCTATCTTAGGGGGAAGTGTTGCAATAGCTGTGTTATGGAGATTTTTATTTTCTGACCAAGGATTGATTAACATTATAATAGGTTATTTAGGAATAGAACCAATATCTTGGTTAGGAGATCCTAAATATGCTCTATTTACAGTAAGTTTATTAAGAGCGTGGCAATTTGGTTCAGCAATGGTTATATTCTTAGCAGCTTTAAAAAATATTCCAGAAGATTTATATGAGTCAGCAAGAATTGAAGGTGCATCTAAGACAATGCAATTTTTACATATAACAATTCCAATGATTTCACCAGTAATATTTTTTAACTTTATTATGCAGTTAATTCAAGCTTTCCAAGAGTTCAATGGGCCATATATTATCACTGGTGGAGGACCATTAAATTCTACAAAATTATTACCTTTACTTATTTATGATAATGCGTTTAACTATTATCAAATGGGGTATGCATCAGCAATTTCATGGGTACTATTTGTAATAATTATGGTATTTACTGTATTTTCTTTTAGAAGTCAAAAATATTGGGTACACTATTCAGATAACGGAGAGGAGTAA
- a CDS encoding carbohydrate ABC transporter permease, with product MANTKVEFLDEKAIEELKRKNLERNRKRKIINGIKAGIRYGILVIVGVAMLYPLIWLLGASFKTNADIFTSIGFIPKGFKFDFTGYVNGWKTSTEYTFATYFMNTFKIVVPKVILTIISAVLTAYGFSRFKFPGKKVLFSILISTLLLPNVVLRIPQFLMYKNFGWLDSYLPLFVPAAFATDTFFVFMLIQFIRGLPKEIEEAACVDGCNSLQTLIYIMVPMLKPAIISVALFQFMWTMNDFMGPLIYLSSVEKYPVALALKMSMDVSSNVNWNQILAMSIIGLTPSLIIFFGAQKHFVDGISAGGVKG from the coding sequence ATGGCAAATACAAAAGTTGAATTTTTAGATGAAAAAGCTATTGAAGAGTTAAAAAGAAAGAATTTAGAGAGAAATAGAAAGAGAAAAATTATAAATGGAATAAAAGCTGGAATAAGATATGGAATCTTAGTTATAGTAGGAGTAGCTATGTTATATCCATTAATTTGGTTATTGGGAGCTTCATTTAAAACAAATGCAGATATATTTACAAGTATAGGATTTATTCCAAAAGGATTTAAATTTGATTTTACTGGATATGTAAATGGATGGAAAACATCAACTGAATATACTTTTGCAACTTATTTTATGAATACTTTTAAAATAGTAGTTCCTAAGGTTATTTTAACAATAATCTCTGCTGTATTAACAGCATATGGATTTTCAAGATTTAAATTTCCTGGGAAAAAAGTTTTGTTTAGTATTTTAATTTCAACATTACTATTACCAAATGTAGTGCTTAGAATACCACAATTTTTAATGTATAAAAACTTTGGTTGGTTAGATTCATACCTACCTCTATTTGTACCAGCAGCATTTGCAACAGATACTTTCTTTGTATTCATGCTAATACAATTTATAAGAGGATTACCAAAAGAAATAGAAGAAGCAGCGTGTGTAGATGGATGTAATTCATTGCAAACATTGATTTATATAATGGTTCCAATGTTAAAACCAGCGATAATTTCAGTTGCACTTTTCCAATTTATGTGGACAATGAATGATTTTATGGGACCATTGATTTATCTGTCAAGTGTTGAAAAATATCCAGTTGCATTAGCATTAAAAATGTCTATGGACGTAAGTAGTAATGTTAACTGGAATCAAATATTAGCAATGTCAATTATTGGATTAACACCATCATTAATTATATTCTTTGGAGCACAAAAACACTTTGTGGATGGTATTTCAGCTGGTGGAGTAAAAGGATAG
- a CDS encoding glycoside hydrolase family 28 protein, with amino-acid sequence MEINILLVTSRSVSFQLETHENFFLDEKVILKYNAKKIELTKVVNTIYDLEPDTEYFLIFEKNEEKISEIKVKTEIESFTLNVKRFGAKGDGVSNDTLALQTAIMSCPENGRVYIPKGKYLITSLFLKDNLTIELGEGAELLGDTKRENFGILPGLIDNDKNEEYYLGSWEGNPLDSFTSLITGINVKNVRIIGRGCLNGQASKENWWKNPKVKNIAWRPRSIFLNSCENVVIEGIKIMNSPSWTIHPFLTNNLRFINLKIENPADSPNTDGIDPESCENVEYIGIDFSVGDDCIAIKSGKLYLGKVLNKPSKNFIIKNCSMKYGHGGVVIGSEMSGGVENINIEKCDFYKTDKGIRIKTRRGRGENGVIDGIYVKNISMKEVKVPFVFNSFYFCDPDGKTEYVYTKEKLPVDERTPSIKNISFENIKAEDTLVCAGFLYGLPEKPIENVKFKNVEVDFKDGEVTPEYPAMMSFIDEEAKTGFFIENVENISFDNLIVKNNIGEKIRMKGRK; translated from the coding sequence ATGGAAATTAATATTTTGTTAGTTACTTCAAGAAGTGTATCTTTCCAATTGGAGACTCATGAAAATTTTTTCTTAGATGAAAAAGTTATTTTAAAATATAATGCTAAAAAGATTGAATTAACAAAAGTTGTAAATACAATCTATGATTTAGAACCAGACACAGAATATTTTTTGATATTTGAAAAGAATGAGGAAAAAATATCAGAGATAAAAGTTAAGACTGAAATTGAGAGTTTTACATTGAATGTAAAAAGATTTGGAGCAAAAGGAGATGGAGTATCAAATGATACTCTAGCTCTTCAGACTGCAATAATGTCTTGTCCAGAAAATGGAAGAGTATATATACCAAAGGGAAAATATTTGATAACTTCACTATTTTTAAAAGATAATCTAACAATAGAGTTAGGAGAAGGAGCTGAACTTTTAGGAGATACTAAAAGAGAAAATTTTGGAATTTTACCAGGATTAATAGATAATGATAAAAATGAGGAGTATTATTTAGGTAGTTGGGAAGGAAATCCCTTGGATAGTTTTACATCTCTAATAACAGGTATCAATGTAAAAAATGTAAGAATCATAGGTAGAGGGTGTTTAAATGGACAAGCTAGTAAAGAGAATTGGTGGAAAAATCCTAAAGTAAAGAATATAGCTTGGAGACCAAGAAGTATATTCTTAAATAGTTGTGAAAATGTAGTAATAGAGGGAATAAAAATTATGAATTCTCCTTCATGGACTATACATCCATTTTTAACAAATAATTTAAGATTTATTAATCTAAAAATAGAAAATCCAGCAGATTCTCCTAATACTGATGGAATAGACCCAGAATCATGTGAAAATGTGGAGTATATAGGAATAGACTTCTCAGTTGGAGATGACTGTATAGCTATAAAATCTGGTAAATTATACTTAGGAAAAGTGTTAAATAAGCCTTCAAAGAATTTTATAATAAAAAATTGTTCAATGAAGTATGGACATGGAGGAGTAGTTATTGGAAGTGAAATGTCTGGAGGAGTAGAGAATATAAATATAGAAAAATGTGATTTTTATAAAACGGATAAAGGAATAAGAATAAAGACTAGACGTGGAAGAGGAGAAAATGGAGTAATAGATGGAATCTATGTAAAAAATATAAGTATGAAAGAAGTTAAAGTTCCATTTGTATTTAATAGTTTTTATTTTTGTGATCCAGATGGAAAAACTGAGTATGTGTATACCAAAGAAAAACTTCCAGTGGATGAAAGAACTCCAAGTATAAAAAATATAAGTTTTGAAAATATTAAAGCTGAAGACACATTAGTATGTGCTGGATTTTTATATGGATTACCAGAAAAACCTATTGAAAATGTAAAATTTAAAAATGTAGAAGTTGATTTTAAAGATGGTGAAGTAACACCAGAATATCCAGCTATGATGTCATTTATAGATGAAGAAGCTAAAACGGGATTTTTTATTGAAAATGTAGAAAATATCAGTTTTGATAATTTAATAGTAAAGAATAATATTGGTGAAAAAATAAGAATGAAAGGAAGAAAATAA
- the kduI gene encoding 5-dehydro-4-deoxy-D-glucuronate isomerase, with translation MRLDVRYANHPEDSKHYTTEELRKHYLIEKVFIEDEVNLVYSHVDRVIAGGITPVKESLKLEGCKELGSEYFLERRELGVINIGGNGKITIDGKVYEVKSREGLYVGMGSKELIFTSDDEKNPAKFYINSSPAHKTYPTVMIDLEKANKVHLGDLENSNKRTIYQYVHPAVCQSCQLVMGMTMLEPNNMWNTMPCHTHERRMEVYLYFDMTEDSKVFHLMGEPNETRHIVMGNEQAVISPSWSIHSGVGTRNYTFIWGMAGENQTFTDMDHVAMNDLR, from the coding sequence ATGAGATTAGATGTAAGATATGCAAATCATCCAGAGGATTCAAAACACTATACAACAGAAGAGTTAAGAAAGCATTACTTAATAGAAAAGGTATTTATAGAAGATGAGGTAAACTTAGTTTATTCTCATGTAGATAGAGTAATAGCTGGAGGAATAACTCCAGTAAAAGAGAGTTTAAAATTAGAAGGGTGCAAAGAACTTGGTTCAGAATATTTCTTAGAGAGAAGAGAGCTAGGAGTAATAAATATTGGTGGAAATGGTAAGATTACTATTGATGGAAAAGTTTATGAAGTAAAATCAAGAGAGGGATTATATGTAGGAATGGGATCAAAAGAGTTGATCTTTACTTCTGATGATGAAAAAAATCCAGCTAAGTTCTATATAAATTCATCTCCAGCACATAAAACTTATCCAACAGTAATGATAGATTTAGAAAAAGCTAATAAGGTACACTTAGGAGATTTAGAAAACTCAAATAAGAGAACGATATATCAATATGTACATCCAGCAGTATGCCAATCATGTCAATTAGTGATGGGAATGACAATGTTAGAACCAAATAATATGTGGAATACAATGCCTTGTCATACACATGAGAGAAGAATGGAAGTTTATCTATATTTTGATATGACAGAGGATAGCAAAGTATTTCATCTGATGGGAGAGCCAAATGAAACAAGACACATAGTGATGGGAAATGAGCAAGCAGTGATATCTCCATCATGGTCTATTCATTCTGGAGTGGGAACTAGAAACTATACATTTATCTGGGGAATGGCTGGAGAAAATCAAACATTTACAGATATGGACCATGTGGCAATGAATGATTTAAGATAA
- the kduD gene encoding 2-dehydro-3-deoxy-D-gluconate 5-dehydrogenase KduD: MLNNFSMDFFSLKGKVAIVTGGNTGLGQAYVVALAKAGADLFVVTYDRAWDETRAMVEAEGRKIEFFQADLTDRAQIDKVIEACVEKFGKIDILVNNAGTIRRAPLLEYKDEDWKAVMDINLNSVYFLSQAAAKVMVGQGSGKIINIASMLSFQGGKFVPPYTASKHGVAGITKAFANELAAHNIQINAIAPGYIKTANTAPIRADEKRNAEILSRIPANRWADPFDLMGAVVFLASKASDYVNGHILAVDGGWLVR, encoded by the coding sequence ATGTTAAATAATTTTAGTATGGATTTCTTTTCTTTAAAAGGGAAAGTGGCAATAGTAACAGGAGGAAATACAGGATTAGGACAAGCTTATGTTGTAGCACTAGCAAAAGCAGGAGCAGATCTATTTGTAGTAACTTATGATAGAGCTTGGGATGAAACAAGAGCTATGGTAGAAGCTGAAGGAAGAAAGATAGAGTTTTTCCAAGCAGACTTAACAGACAGAGCTCAAATAGATAAAGTAATAGAAGCTTGTGTAGAGAAATTTGGAAAGATAGATATATTAGTAAATAACGCAGGAACAATAAGAAGAGCACCATTATTAGAGTACAAAGATGAAGATTGGAAAGCGGTAATGGATATCAACTTAAATTCAGTATACTTCTTAAGTCAAGCGGCAGCCAAAGTAATGGTAGGACAAGGTTCAGGAAAGATAATCAACATAGCATCAATGTTATCATTCCAAGGGGGAAAATTTGTACCACCATATACAGCAAGTAAGCATGGAGTAGCAGGAATAACAAAAGCCTTTGCAAATGAGTTAGCAGCACACAATATTCAAATCAATGCGATAGCACCTGGATATATCAAGACAGCAAATACAGCACCGATAAGAGCAGATGAGAAGAGAAATGCTGAGATACTAAGTAGAATACCAGCAAATAGATGGGCAGATCCATTTGATTTAATGGGAGCAGTAGTATTTTTAGCAAGTAAAGCATCAGACTATGTAAACGGACACATCTTAGCAGTAGATGGAGGATGGTTAGTAAGATAA
- a CDS encoding pectinesterase family protein, which yields MYKKVILGLFFIVNFIMWGRENMFQLDDTMSIQKIINSIDSKERTVIYLKNGIYKEKLYINKPNIKLLGESKNGVIIEWDDASDTIKRDGSQETYGTAGSASVTIFPEAVGFQAENITFLNSFDYNRSNFKNKQAVALKNDADMSEFRNCNFLGNQDTLYANTGRQYYFECYIEGHVDFIFGAAQAYFEKCEIFSKDKKDEKVNGYVTAASTKETEELGFIFNACNFVSDAKANTVYLGRPWHPGKRPGHNPSVIIMNSDLGKHINNEGWTVMSGFLPEDARFYEYSNTGIGAKENIKRRVLSKEEAQKITKEKLFKDWKV from the coding sequence ATGTATAAAAAAGTTATATTGGGATTATTTTTTATTGTAAATTTTATAATGTGGGGTAGAGAAAATATGTTTCAATTAGATGATACAATGTCAATTCAAAAAATAATTAATTCGATAGATTCAAAGGAAAGAACAGTAATTTATTTGAAAAATGGAATATATAAAGAGAAGTTGTATATCAACAAACCCAATATAAAACTTTTAGGAGAAAGTAAAAATGGTGTAATAATTGAGTGGGATGATGCATCAGATACAATAAAAAGAGATGGGTCTCAAGAAACTTATGGAACAGCAGGAAGTGCTAGTGTAACTATTTTTCCAGAAGCGGTAGGATTTCAAGCAGAAAATATAACATTTTTAAATAGTTTTGACTATAATAGAAGTAATTTCAAGAATAAACAAGCGGTAGCATTAAAAAATGATGCAGATATGTCTGAATTTAGAAATTGTAATTTTTTAGGGAATCAAGATACATTGTATGCTAATACAGGTAGGCAGTATTATTTTGAGTGTTATATAGAAGGGCATGTTGATTTTATATTTGGAGCAGCACAAGCTTATTTTGAAAAGTGTGAAATATTCTCAAAAGATAAAAAAGATGAGAAAGTTAATGGTTATGTAACTGCTGCTTCAACTAAGGAAACAGAAGAGTTAGGATTTATTTTTAATGCTTGTAATTTTGTAAGTGATGCTAAAGCAAATACTGTATATTTAGGAAGACCTTGGCATCCAGGAAAAAGACCAGGACATAATCCTAGTGTAATAATAATGAATTCAGATTTAGGAAAACATATTAATAATGAAGGATGGACAGTTATGTCTGGCTTTTTACCAGAAGATGCAAGATTTTATGAGTATTCTAATACTGGGATAGGAGCTAAAGAAAATATAAAAAGAAGAGTTTTATCAAAAGAGGAAGCTCAAAAAATAACTAAAGAAAAATTATTTAAAGATTGGAAGGTTTAA
- a CDS encoding alpha/beta hydrolase: MRKKLLFLNLIISMLVQAKLHTGDTFQIWEGVAPGSEKVEIKEEILERSKDPKIKDRAAINIKIPTITAYVPKNPNGVGILVIPGGGYERVVLDKEAEELSPWLNGEGVTYFVLRYRLPKNDHENKEVVPLQDAQRAMRVIRNYSEEWGLNQEKIGVMGFSAGGHVASSLANKYDEKVYKNTDKIDEISARPDFQILGYPVITMTEPYAHKGSRKYLLGKNPSIELVEKFSVEKNVHEKTPIAFIMHATDDKSVPVENSLKYYQSLREKKVPVELHLYQDGGHGYSIRGTTGKSVANWTDVVMNWLKANKIIER, translated from the coding sequence ATGAGAAAAAAACTTTTATTTCTTAACTTAATTATCAGTATGCTAGTACAAGCTAAATTACATACAGGAGATACTTTTCAAATATGGGAAGGTGTGGCTCCAGGAAGTGAAAAAGTTGAAATCAAAGAAGAAATTTTAGAGAGAAGTAAGGATCCTAAAATAAAAGATAGAGCGGCTATAAATATAAAAATTCCTACAATTACAGCATATGTTCCTAAAAATCCAAATGGAGTTGGTATTTTAGTAATTCCAGGTGGAGGATATGAAAGAGTTGTGCTAGATAAAGAAGCAGAAGAGCTATCTCCTTGGCTGAATGGAGAGGGAGTAACATATTTTGTATTAAGGTATAGACTTCCTAAAAATGATCATGAGAATAAAGAGGTAGTTCCACTTCAGGATGCTCAAAGAGCTATGAGAGTAATAAGAAATTATAGTGAAGAGTGGGGGCTAAATCAAGAAAAAATAGGAGTTATGGGATTTTCAGCAGGAGGACATGTAGCTAGTTCATTAGCTAATAAGTATGATGAAAAAGTTTATAAAAATACAGACAAGATAGATGAGATAAGTGCTAGACCTGATTTTCAAATTTTAGGTTATCCTGTTATAACTATGACAGAGCCTTATGCACATAAGGGTTCAAGAAAATATCTTCTAGGGAAAAATCCAAGTATAGAGTTGGTAGAAAAATTTTCAGTGGAGAAGAATGTTCATGAAAAGACACCTATAGCTTTTATTATGCATGCGACAGATGATAAATCAGTTCCAGTAGAAAATTCTTTAAAATATTATCAAAGTTTGAGAGAGAAAAAAGTACCAGTAGAACTTCACTTATATCAAGATGGTGGGCATGGATACTCTATTAGAGGAACGACTGGAAAATCAGTAGCTAATTGGACTGATGTAGTGATGAATTGGTTAAAAGCTAATAAAATAATAGAAAGATAA